In Campylobacter sp. RM16187, the DNA window TCATTTGCAAATTCGCTCTCGGATTTATCTTCAAATTCATCTAAATTTAGTTCACTATCTAGGCTATCTATCTCATCTATAGTTTTTCTGATATCGGCAAATGTATCGTCTTCTGTTTCAAAATCAACCTTATCGCCATCATCTTTAAGCTCTATTTCGTCACTTAAATCTTCATTTTTGCTATACTCATTTTCTTCAGCCAGCTCATCTTTAGGTTGCGATGACTCTTCAATTTCAAGGTCACTTAGATCTGCATTCTCTTTGATATCTTCTTTTTTGTCATCATCAAAGCCAAAATCAGACAAAAGATCCTCCTCTCTTGAAGTCATCTCAGCAGGTTCTTCATCTTTAAAATCATCAAATTCTTCTAAAATATCTTCTTTGTTTATATCATCATCTTCACTAGTGCTATCTAAATCTCTAGCCTCTTCATCTTTATCCGCCAAGTCCATATCAAAATCATCCAAGCTAAATCTGTCATCTTCAATATTGTCGTCTTTAATACCAAACTCATCTTTAAATAGCTCATCGCTAAGTTCATCTACAAATTCGCTATCTTCAATAGAAACTAAAGAATCTTGTTCGTCTTTTAGTTCGCTAAAATTTTCTTTATCTTCATCAAAACCAGATAAATTTTGATCTTGAGTATGCCCTAAGGATTCTACAATAGATATAAATTCCGTAGGTAAAAAAGGCTTTGGTAAAATCTTGTCCGCACGATCAAATTCCGGAGAGCTTTTAGAAGATAGGTATAAAATTTTACTTGTCATCTCTTCTAAATTTACATCTTGAACAGTAATTTCGCTATCTAAAATTAATATATCAAAAAACTTGCCCTTAATATCATCAAGGTTATCAACTTCAATATATTCATATCCTATTTTACTAAGGCTAAGCGTTGCCAAGCGCGATACTGCAGGATTACTATTGACAAGTGCGACTTTCATCAAGACTCCTTTCATAAAACCTAAAATAGGTATTTTAAGATATTTTTTATTACTCCTAGCTTAGTTAAAAAAGAGCGACGGCATATCGTTTATCACTCTAAACATAAGCTCGCTAAATAGCTCCATCATTCCTGTTAAAATAGCAATCAGTACTAAAAATCCTATCACGATCTTAATAGGATAGCCCACAACCAGCAAGTTAAACTGCGGCATAGTCTTCATAAGCATGCCAAAAATAAGATCAGACAGTAACGAAAGTGCAAGGATAGGAAACGACATGATAAAGCCGAACATAAAGAGATTTATCATCGATTTTGAAGTGTAATGGACTATATTTGCGCTTGGATAAAATTCGCCAAGCGGGATATGAGTGAGCGAATTTGCAAAAAATAGCAGCAAAAGATGGTGCCCGTCAAAGGCTAAAAATGTCATCAGAGCAAGAAAATTTATGATATTTGACATAACAGGCGAGTTTATGCCTGTCTGAGGATCAAGCACGCTAGCCATAGAAAAGCCCATAACCATAGAAATTTGCTCGCCTGCAAGCTGAAGTATGCCAAATACAATAGTTACAAGCAGACCCGCACAAAGTCCAAGCATAAGCTCGCTTAAAATTTCAACAGCAAGATAGTAAACTTCGCCGCTTTTAACGCTTGCCATAGGAAATAAGAAGATAGTTAAAAAAAACGTAAGAGCAGTTTTTGCCGAGATGGGAATTTGAGAGTGTCCAAAAAAAGGAAAAAAGACCATTAGTCCGCTTAATCTGGCGAATAAAAGCATAAAAGTTATAACTCTATCAGCGCCAAAAAAGCTTACTATCTCCATTTTTGCAGTTGTTTATCCTCTAGCTTATATACGTTTGTGCATCTGCTTGCAAGCTCGTTATCATGCGTTACAAGCACGAGTGCGGCATCATTTGCTTTGATATACTCAAAAAGCGTGTTCATGACGTCGTTTGCGGTTTGTTTGTCTAAATTTCCCGTCGGCTCATCGGCAAAGATGATCTTAGGTTTTTTACAAAGCACACGAGCGATGCTTACTCGCTGCTGCTGCCCTCCGCTTAGCTCGCCTACTTTTTGATCTAAGACATTATCGATTTTTAGACTGGCTAAAATTTCACTATCCATATTTTGATTTGACAATATAGTTGCAAGCTCGATATTTTCGCGTGCATTAAAGCCTTTAAACAGATAATGCGCTTGAAAAATGATACCAAAATCAAGCCTACGAATTTCTAAAAGCTCGTTTTGCGATAGCGTATAAAGCGACTTGTCTTTATAGATAACTTCGCCGGTTTTTGGCTTAAGCAGAGTTGAAAGTATATGAAGTATGGTTGATTTCCCGCATCCGCTCACGCCTAAAATCGCTGAGCTTTCGCGGGAATTTAAAGTTATATTGACATTTTCAAAGAGCGTATAATCATACGCAAAGCTAAGATCTACGCCCTTTAAAATTTCCATTTTTAGCCGATTTGTGCCGCAACTTCTGCTGCAAAATCCTCATTTTTCTTTTCTAAGCCTTCGCCAAGCTCAAAGCGAACATATTTTACGATCTCGATCTTACCGCCAAGCTCTTTGCTCTTTTCAGCTATTACTTGCTCGATAGTTTTTTTATCGTCCATTACGTAAAATTGTCCTAAAAGTGTAAGTCTTTGATCTAGAACCGTGTTATCTGCAAAAAATCTCTCGATCTTGCCGGGTATGATCTTGTCCCAAATTTTCTCAGGCTTACCTTCTGCTTTTAGCTCCTCTTTTATCGCATTTTCAGCTTTTGCTACAACATCATCGGTAAGTTGCAATCTACTTGCATAGCTTGGGATGTGGTGAAGCGGTTTGCCAAGTCTTTGAAGCTCTTCATTATCCTTTTCAAGCTCGGCTTTAAGCGCTATAAACTCTTTTTCAACAAATTCTTTATCAAGATCTTTGTAGCTTATCACGCTTGGCTTCATAGCAGCTGCGTGCATACATAAATTTCTTATGAAATCCTCTGCTTTTTGAGCTGTTTGAGCGCTATCGCAAGCTGCAGCGATGATAACACCAACGCGTCCGTTTGAATGAACGTATCCGTTTACTACGCCGTTTTCATCAACTTTAACAGTTTCAAAGCGTCTTACAACCAAATTTTCGCCGATTGTAGCGATTTGTCCCTTGAAATAATCCTCAAATTTAACGCCGTTTATAACACTCTCATTTAGGCTCTCTATAGTTGAGATAGAGTTTGCTTGAATGTGAGCCGTAGTGTCTTTTGTAAGGTTTTGGAACTGAACGTTTTTAGCAACGAAATCGGTTTCAGAGTTGATCTCTGTGATAGTTGCTTTTTTGCAGTGCTCGCACACTTCAACACTTACAAGACCTTCGCTTGCAAGTCTGTCAGCTTTTTTAGCAGCTTGTCCAAGACCCTTTTCGCGAAGGATATCGATAGCTTTATCCATATCTCCGTTTGCTTCAGCAAGAGCCTTTTTACAATCCATCATTCCGGCTCCGGTTGTTTCACGGAGCTCTTTTACCATTTGTGCAGTTATTTCCATTATTCTTCATCCTCTGCTTCAAAGTCTTCTTCGTTAAACGCCTCTTCAATCACAGCGTCTTTTTCTTCTTGAGTAACCTCTTCTTTGCCCTCTTCAGCTACGCCGCCGTCTTTTTCAAGTTGTGAGCGTCCCTCGATGATAGCCTCAGCCATCTCTTGGCAAAATAGTTGCACCGAGCGGATAGCATCGTCGTTTCCAGGGATTGGATAATCAATTACGTCAGGATCGCAGTTTGTATCGATTGGCGCAACTACAGGGATTTTTAATCTGTTAGCTTCTTGAACTGCTATTTTTTCTTTAACTGTATCGATAACAAAGATCATATCAGGTGGAGTTTTCATATTTCTAATTCCGCCAAGATAAGCTACGAGCTTCTCTTTTTTGCGGCGAAGCATTAAAGCCTCTTTTTTAGTTAGTAAATTTATCGATCCATCCTCTTCCATAGCTTCGATAACTTCAAGCTTGCGGATTGATTGGCGGATTGTTCCGAAGTTTGTCATCATACCGCCTAGCCAGCGATGATTTACGTATGGCATACCGCATTTTTCAGCGTATTCGCCAACTGTTTGACCGGCTTGCTTTTTAGTTCCTACAAAAAGGATAGTTTTACCCTCTGCCGCTGCGTCACGAACGATGTTGTAAGTGTAGCGGAAGTAGCGGATAGTTTTTTGTAGATCTATGATATAGATACCTTTTCTCTCGCCAAAAATGAATTTTTTCATCTTTGGGTTCCATCTGCGTGTTTGGTGTCCGAAGTGAACGCCGCACTCTAGCAAATCTCTCATTGTTACCATATTGGTTCTCCTTGTGCGCTTTTGCGCGAAATTTAGGTTTCTCCTCCACGCCCATTAACGACAAATTTGCACTTGTCGCAACCAAATTTTAGGATTGGTGTGTGTGAATTGAAGCTTGGATTATACTGAAAAATTTATAAATTTAAACTAAATTTAATTTTTACACCAGCTAATCCAAGCCAAATTTATCCGAATTTATTCAAAAAATCCTTTTTTAACAAGCTCTTTATCTTTCACGCAAAACTCGCCTTTTGCGATTACATCTTGAACACTCATATCTTCATCAAAGCTTGTAAAGTCCGCATCAAATCCAACTTTTATCTCGCCCTTGCCCTCTAAATTTAAAAATTTGGCTACGTTTTTTCCCATCAGAGCAAAAGCCTGCGTATGGCTTAAAATTTTATTTTTGACCACATCTCTTAGCACATCTAAATTTGCGCTGCAACTTGCACATCCGTATCCTACCAGAGCGCCGCTTTCGTCAAATCTGGGCACACTTCCGTTTCCATCAGAACTCATCGTCATCATGTCTAGCTTTAAGCCCTTTTCGATACCGTAAGCGATAACTTCATGAAGCGGGGCAAACTGGCTTCCACCGCTTGTGATATCAAAAAATCCGCCCATCTTTTGAAGCTTCAAGCACTCATCAAAGAGATCCTTTGTCCTAGCACAATGTGTCGGAGAGAAGTACTGAACCGGAAATTCGCAGTCTTTTAGTATCCTAAACACCACATCAAGCTTGCTAGATAACCCACCCATGTGCATGTGCATCACGCCGCCCTTTTTGGATATCATGCCGCCTATTCTTATCTGAGTTAGAATTTTGATAAGCTCTTCGTCGGTCGGATAGCTGCTTCTGTTATCAGACATCGCGATTTTAACGCCTCTTACCTTGTCTATGACGACTAAGTCTTTAGTGATACTTCCCGTAAAAGTAACGGTCGGCGTAGCGTATGAGCCGGTGTGAATGAATGTCGAGATACCCTCAAATTCAAGCGCTTTTGCTTTGGAGTACAAATTTTCAAGACTTCTGGTGCAGCCGTCTGTTCCAAGCACTCCAACAACGGTTGTTATGCCATACTTTACTATCTCGCTTAGCTTGATTTCAGGCGTTCTTGAGTGGTAGCCGGCTTCACCGCCTCCGCCTGTGATGTGAACGTGTTGATCGATTAGCCCGGGAGCTAAAATTTTGCCTTTAAGGTCGTAAGTTTCAAGGTTTTCACAGCGAAAATCAAGCCTTTTGCCGATAGCTAAAATTTTGCCTCCGCCAACCAGCACATCGCTATCTCCGATATGCTCGGGAGCAAATAAATTTGCATTTTTAAGTAGTAGCATGCTCACTCCTTTAAATTTTAGATGTAGATTTTTTATTTTAGCAAATTTAAAGGAGTTTTAGCCTTTGAGTAAGATTAAATCAAAGCTTTCCAAGCTCCATAAACATCAAATTTTCGCAGCTTTGCTCATCGCCTAGATCGCAACCTTGCTTAAAAAACGCCTTAGCCTTATGCCTATCTTGCTTCATGTGCTCTTTGGTTTTTGAATTTGTATTTAGCGCACCCACGTTATAACAGCCCCTTGCGTGATGCATCTCGCAGGCTTTAGCGTGAAACTCTTCGGCTTTTTTGAAATTTAGCTCGATTCCATGACCTCTTACATAAGAGCGTGCAAGCTCGTAGCAGCCTTCAGGAGTGCCGTATTGGCAAGCTTTTTTAAAGAATTCGTTGCCTGCCTTTTTATCCTCTTTCATACCTTCGCCCTTGAAGTTAAAAACGCCTAAGTTAAAGCACGCCATGCCGTCATTGCCGTTGCAGGCTTTCGTTAGAAGCGGGATAGCCTTTGCATAATCCTTCAAATCGCTATAAACCATAGCAAGGTTATAGCAGCCATAGACATTATCGCCGTTGCAGGCTTTTTCATAGAGGCTTATAGCCTTTTGCATGTCGTATTTAACGCCTCTTTCGTTTTCGTGCATTGCACCAAGGTTGTAGCATCCTTGCATATCGCCCTCATCGCAGGCCTTCTCGTAAAGCTTTGCCGCTTCTTCGTATTTGCCATCCACATACGCATCATCAGCCTTGTTTAAAGTTGAGGCAAAAAGCGCTCCCGCGCAAATCATCATACAAATAATCTTTTTCAAATTTGTCCTTTTTGTGAAAATTTAAGGACGTGATATTAACAAATCATCTCTTTTTGCCGGATTAAATTTATCGTTTATTTTAGATTTTGAGCTTTATCACAGCTTGGCTTAGCCCCAAGAGCGCACGCTTTGTCGTGATAAAGAAGCGATTTTTGCATATCTTTTGGCGCACCCTCGCCTTTTTCATACATCTTTGCCGCCATAACGCAACTTGAAGCGGTTTTAAGCTCGCATGCACGCTCATAAAATTTAAGCGCCTGAGCATGATCCTTTGTAGCACCCCAACCGTAGTAGTGTAAATTCGCTAAGACGATGCAGCTATAAGGGATATCGGCGCCGCAAGCTTGCTTAGCAAATTTAGCCGCAAGCGCGAAGTCTTGCTTAACTCCTCTGCCCTCATAATAAGCGCTGCCAAGTCTATCGCAACCAAGCAAATTTCCGCCATCGCATGCCTTTGCGTAGAGATTAACCGCCTTTTCATACTCAAATTTACGCTTATCGTTTGAAAAATAAAAATTTCCAAGCATGACACAAGAGTCCAAAACTCCTTCGTCGCAGCTTTTAGTTAGCATTTTAGTTGCCGCTTTTTCATCTCCTATGCGAAAAAGTCTTTCCGCCTCTTCTAAAACAGCTGCAAAAAGCACGGTCGCAGCTAAAATCATCAAAATAAATTTTCTCATTATGCCTGCCCTACCTGCTTAGCTGCACTTCTTCTTCGATCTTCATCAAATTTGTAAAAATTTGCTCGATATTCTCGCGCTCGGTCTCATCTAGCGAAATTTGCTCGCAGTTTAAAAACTCTTTTACCAAAGCTTCGTTTTCAAGCCTCTCTACGCCAAATTTCTTGGCATTTTGAGTGATTTTTACTACTCTTAAGTCTTTATTAAGCGCAAACGCCTCGTATCCCATGTGCGATCCTTAAAATTTTTAAAGAGTTAAATTATAAAACAACAAAACTGAATTATCAAAAGAGATAAAAGAAGCGATCGGAACTAGTCCGATCGGTAATGAAGATTATTTATTTACTTTTATTACAAGGCTAGCGTCAAGCTCTTCTTTGTCGCATTTTTTAGGATCTGCGTAAGCTGTCTCGTGCTTGGCTTGAAATAGCCAATTTCCCTCTTTGATAGCGATAACTTCGATCACGCCTTGAAGGTCGGTCGTGCCAAAAAATGTATATTTACCCTCAGGAAATCCCTCGATCACGCCCGTAACCTTAGCCACTTTCGCAGGTTTGCCGTTAGCGAAAAATTGCAATTTAAACGGAGTATTGACCTTAATCTTCGTAACATCGCTTAGCGGCACGATCTCTACGATCTGACCTATCGGTTTATAGATGAAGTCCTCTACTTGATCGCCTTCTACGATTATGCTTTTAGCCGTTCTAGCGTAAAATCCGCAAGACTCGACGTTTTTTACATTCTCTTTATGTCCGTCTTGATGCCACTTTCCGTCTTTATCTTTTGACCAAAATGTAGGTTTATAGTCGCCCGCTAGCACATAAGAGCCTTTTTTGAGCTTTTCACCTTCATAGTGATAGTTTTCGCCGGCTTGCTTAAGAACGGTTTTAGCGCCTGCTTTATCCA includes these proteins:
- the fliR gene encoding flagellar biosynthetic protein FliR, with protein sequence MEIVSFFGADRVITFMLLFARLSGLMVFFPFFGHSQIPISAKTALTFFLTIFLFPMASVKSGEVYYLAVEILSELMLGLCAGLLVTIVFGILQLAGEQISMVMGFSMASVLDPQTGINSPVMSNIINFLALMTFLAFDGHHLLLLFFANSLTHIPLGEFYPSANIVHYTSKSMINLFMFGFIMSFPILALSLLSDLIFGMLMKTMPQFNLLVVGYPIKIVIGFLVLIAILTGMMELFSELMFRVINDMPSLFFN
- a CDS encoding ABC transporter ATP-binding protein, which codes for MEILKGVDLSFAYDYTLFENVNITLNSRESSAILGVSGCGKSTILHILSTLLKPKTGEVIYKDKSLYTLSQNELLEIRRLDFGIIFQAHYLFKGFNARENIELATILSNQNMDSEILASLKIDNVLDQKVGELSGGQQQRVSIARVLCKKPKIIFADEPTGNLDKQTANDVMNTLFEYIKANDAALVLVTHDNELASRCTNVYKLEDKQLQKWR
- the tsf gene encoding translation elongation factor Ts encodes the protein MEITAQMVKELRETTGAGMMDCKKALAEANGDMDKAIDILREKGLGQAAKKADRLASEGLVSVEVCEHCKKATITEINSETDFVAKNVQFQNLTKDTTAHIQANSISTIESLNESVINGVKFEDYFKGQIATIGENLVVRRFETVKVDENGVVNGYVHSNGRVGVIIAAACDSAQTAQKAEDFIRNLCMHAAAMKPSVISYKDLDKEFVEKEFIALKAELEKDNEELQRLGKPLHHIPSYASRLQLTDDVVAKAENAIKEELKAEGKPEKIWDKIIPGKIERFFADNTVLDQRLTLLGQFYVMDDKKTIEQVIAEKSKELGGKIEIVKYVRFELGEGLEKKNEDFAAEVAAQIG
- the rpsB gene encoding 30S ribosomal protein S2, whose translation is MVTMRDLLECGVHFGHQTRRWNPKMKKFIFGERKGIYIIDLQKTIRYFRYTYNIVRDAAAEGKTILFVGTKKQAGQTVGEYAEKCGMPYVNHRWLGGMMTNFGTIRQSIRKLEVIEAMEEDGSINLLTKKEALMLRRKKEKLVAYLGGIRNMKTPPDMIFVIDTVKEKIAVQEANRLKIPVVAPIDTNCDPDVIDYPIPGNDDAIRSVQLFCQEMAEAIIEGRSQLEKDGGVAEEGKEEVTQEEKDAVIEEAFNEEDFEAEDEE
- the iadA gene encoding beta-aspartyl-peptidase codes for the protein MLLLKNANLFAPEHIGDSDVLVGGGKILAIGKRLDFRCENLETYDLKGKILAPGLIDQHVHITGGGGEAGYHSRTPEIKLSEIVKYGITTVVGVLGTDGCTRSLENLYSKAKALEFEGISTFIHTGSYATPTVTFTGSITKDLVVIDKVRGVKIAMSDNRSSYPTDEELIKILTQIRIGGMISKKGGVMHMHMGGLSSKLDVVFRILKDCEFPVQYFSPTHCARTKDLFDECLKLQKMGGFFDITSGGSQFAPLHEVIAYGIEKGLKLDMMTMSSDGNGSVPRFDESGALVGYGCASCSANLDVLRDVVKNKILSHTQAFALMGKNVAKFLNLEGKGEIKVGFDADFTSFDEDMSVQDVIAKGEFCVKDKELVKKGFFE
- a CDS encoding tetratricopeptide repeat protein; the encoded protein is MKKIICMMICAGALFASTLNKADDAYVDGKYEEAAKLYEKACDEGDMQGCYNLGAMHENERGVKYDMQKAISLYEKACNGDNVYGCYNLAMVYSDLKDYAKAIPLLTKACNGNDGMACFNLGVFNFKGEGMKEDKKAGNEFFKKACQYGTPEGCYELARSYVRGHGIELNFKKAEEFHAKACEMHHARGCYNVGALNTNSKTKEHMKQDRHKAKAFFKQGCDLGDEQSCENLMFMELGKL
- a CDS encoding tetratricopeptide repeat protein; protein product: MRKFILMILAATVLFAAVLEEAERLFRIGDEKAATKMLTKSCDEGVLDSCVMLGNFYFSNDKRKFEYEKAVNLYAKACDGGNLLGCDRLGSAYYEGRGVKQDFALAAKFAKQACGADIPYSCIVLANLHYYGWGATKDHAQALKFYERACELKTASSCVMAAKMYEKGEGAPKDMQKSLLYHDKACALGAKPSCDKAQNLK
- a CDS encoding acetyltransferase, giving the protein MGYEAFALNKDLRVVKITQNAKKFGVERLENEALVKEFLNCEQISLDETERENIEQIFTNLMKIEEEVQLSR
- a CDS encoding DUF4198 domain-containing protein, with the protein product MKKILTSLVVAGVLSGAFAHDFWVTGKNADKFGADIGYGHGFPMPEKIEDKRVGLFEPLYIVDKAGAKTVLKQAGENYHYEGEKLKKGSYVLAGDYKPTFWSKDKDGKWHQDGHKENVKNVESCGFYARTAKSIIVEGDQVEDFIYKPIGQIVEIVPLSDVTKIKVNTPFKLQFFANGKPAKVAKVTGVIEGFPEGKYTFFGTTDLQGVIEVIAIKEGNWLFQAKHETAYADPKKCDKEELDASLVIKVNK